The Channa argus isolate prfri chromosome 22, Channa argus male v1.0, whole genome shotgun sequence genome has a window encoding:
- the LOC137108270 gene encoding arrestin red cell isoform X2 → MGDKAGTRVFKKSSPNCKLTVYLGKRDFVDHLDHVDPVDGVILVDPEYLKDRKVFVTLTCAFRYGREDLDVLGLSFRKDLYISTFQAFPPVPEERKPNSRLQERLLKKLGQHAHPFYFTIPQNLPCSVTLQPGPEDTGKACGVDFEIRAFCAKSIEEKIHKRNSVRLVIRKVQYAPEKPGPQPMVETTRSFLMSDRSLHLEASLDKELYYHGEPISVNVHVTNNSTKTVKRVKISVRQYADICLFSTAQYKCPVAQLEADDQVSSSSTFCKVYTLTPTLDKNREKRGLALDGKLKHEDTNLASSTIVKDVTNKEVLGILVSYRVKVKLVVSRGGLLRGMLERDVSVELPFILMHPKPVEPPLSRPQSAVPEMDPPIDTNLIEFETNISQDDDFVFEDFARLRLKGVVDDKDEDC, encoded by the exons AGTTTTTAAGAAGTCGAGCCCCAACTGTAAG CTGACAGTTTACCTGGGAAAAAGAGACTTTGTGGATCACCTGGACCATGTAGATCCAGTAG ATGGAGTGATCCTTGTCGACCCAGAGTATCTGAAGGACAGGAAAG TTTTTGTCACGCTGACCTGTGCATTTCGTTACGGTCGTGAGGACCTGGATGTTCTGGGTCTGTCATTCAGGAAGGACCTTTACATCTCCACCTTCCAG GCCTTTCCTCCAGTGCCCGAGGAGCGAAAACCCAACAGCCGGTTGCAGGAGAGGCTACTGAAGAAACTGGGCCAGCATGCTCACCCCTTCTACTTCACT ATTCCTCAGAACCTCCCATGTTCAGTCACTTTACAGCCCGGCCCAGAGGACACTGGGAAG GCCTGCGGAGTTGACTTTGAGATCAGAGCTTTCTGTGCCAAGTCGATAGAAGAGAAGATTCACAAGAG GAACTCTGTGCGTCTGGTGATCAGGAAGGTTCAGTACGCTCCAGAGAAACCAGGTCCTCAGCCAATGGTGGAGACCACTCGCAGCTTCCTGATGTCAGACAGATCCCTGCACCTGGAGGCATCTCTGGACAAGGAG CTTTATTACCACGGAGAGCCCATCAGTGTCAATGTTCACGTCACCAACAACTCCACCAAGACCGTCAAGAGAGTCAAGATCTCAG TGCGTCAGTACGCAGACATCTGCCTCTTCAGTACTGCTCAGTACAAATGTCCGGTGGCCCAGCTCGAGGCCGA TGACCAGGTGTCATCCAGCTCCACCTTCTGTAAGGTGTACACACTGACCCCGACACTCGACAAGAACCGGGAGAAGAGAGGACTCGCTCTGGATGGAAAACTCAAACATGAAGACACCAACCTGGCCTCCTCCACCAT tgtgaaaGACGTCACCAACAAGGAGGTTCTTGGGATCCTGGTGTCCTACAGAGTCAAAGTGAAGCTGGTGGTCTCACGTGGAGG GCTGCTGCGAGGCATGTTGGAGAG aGACGTGTCTGTGGAGCTGCCCTTCATCTTAATGCATCCTAAACCTGTGGAGCCGCCGCTGTCCCGCCCACAGTCAG ctGTTCCAGAGATGGACCCCCCCATCGACACCAATTTGATAGAATTCGAAACAAA
- the LOC137108270 gene encoding arrestin red cell isoform X1 → MGDKAGTRVFKKSSPNCKLTVYLGKRDFVDHLDHVDPVDGVILVDPEYLKDRKVFVTLTCAFRYGREDLDVLGLSFRKDLYISTFQAFPPVPEERKPNSRLQERLLKKLGQHAHPFYFTIPQNLPCSVTLQPGPEDTGKACGVDFEIRAFCAKSIEEKIHKRNSVRLVIRKVQYAPEKPGPQPMVETTRSFLMSDRSLHLEASLDKELYYHGEPISVNVHVTNNSTKTVKRVKISVRQYADICLFSTAQYKCPVAQLEADDQVSSSSTFCKVYTLTPTLDKNREKRGLALDGKLKHEDTNLASSTIVKDVTNKEVLGILVSYRVKVKLVVSRGGLLRGMLERDVSVELPFILMHPKPVEPPLSRPQSAVPEMDPPIDTNLIEFETNSISQDDDFVFEDFARLRLKGVVDDKDEDC, encoded by the exons AGTTTTTAAGAAGTCGAGCCCCAACTGTAAG CTGACAGTTTACCTGGGAAAAAGAGACTTTGTGGATCACCTGGACCATGTAGATCCAGTAG ATGGAGTGATCCTTGTCGACCCAGAGTATCTGAAGGACAGGAAAG TTTTTGTCACGCTGACCTGTGCATTTCGTTACGGTCGTGAGGACCTGGATGTTCTGGGTCTGTCATTCAGGAAGGACCTTTACATCTCCACCTTCCAG GCCTTTCCTCCAGTGCCCGAGGAGCGAAAACCCAACAGCCGGTTGCAGGAGAGGCTACTGAAGAAACTGGGCCAGCATGCTCACCCCTTCTACTTCACT ATTCCTCAGAACCTCCCATGTTCAGTCACTTTACAGCCCGGCCCAGAGGACACTGGGAAG GCCTGCGGAGTTGACTTTGAGATCAGAGCTTTCTGTGCCAAGTCGATAGAAGAGAAGATTCACAAGAG GAACTCTGTGCGTCTGGTGATCAGGAAGGTTCAGTACGCTCCAGAGAAACCAGGTCCTCAGCCAATGGTGGAGACCACTCGCAGCTTCCTGATGTCAGACAGATCCCTGCACCTGGAGGCATCTCTGGACAAGGAG CTTTATTACCACGGAGAGCCCATCAGTGTCAATGTTCACGTCACCAACAACTCCACCAAGACCGTCAAGAGAGTCAAGATCTCAG TGCGTCAGTACGCAGACATCTGCCTCTTCAGTACTGCTCAGTACAAATGTCCGGTGGCCCAGCTCGAGGCCGA TGACCAGGTGTCATCCAGCTCCACCTTCTGTAAGGTGTACACACTGACCCCGACACTCGACAAGAACCGGGAGAAGAGAGGACTCGCTCTGGATGGAAAACTCAAACATGAAGACACCAACCTGGCCTCCTCCACCAT tgtgaaaGACGTCACCAACAAGGAGGTTCTTGGGATCCTGGTGTCCTACAGAGTCAAAGTGAAGCTGGTGGTCTCACGTGGAGG GCTGCTGCGAGGCATGTTGGAGAG aGACGTGTCTGTGGAGCTGCCCTTCATCTTAATGCATCCTAAACCTGTGGAGCCGCCGCTGTCCCGCCCACAGTCAG ctGTTCCAGAGATGGACCCCCCCATCGACACCAATTTGATAGAATTCGAAACAAA
- the LOC137108270 gene encoding arrestin red cell isoform X3, translating to MGDKAGTRVFKKSSPNCKLTVYLGKRDFVDHLDHVDPVDGVILVDPEYLKDRKVFVTLTCAFRYGREDLDVLGLSFRKDLYISTFQAFPPVPEERKPNSRLQERLLKKLGQHAHPFYFTIPQNLPCSVTLQPGPEDTGKACGVDFEIRAFCAKSIEEKIHKRNSVRLVIRKVQYAPEKPGPQPMVETTRSFLMSDRSLHLEASLDKELYYHGEPISVNVHVTNNSTKTVKRVKISVRQYADICLFSTAQYKCPVAQLEADDQVSSSSTFCKVYTLTPTLDKNREKRGLALDGKLKHEDTNLASSTIVKDVTNKEVLGILVSYRVKVKLVVSRGGDVSVELPFILMHPKPVEPPLSRPQSAVPEMDPPIDTNLIEFETNSISQDDDFVFEDFARLRLKGVVDDKDEDC from the exons AGTTTTTAAGAAGTCGAGCCCCAACTGTAAG CTGACAGTTTACCTGGGAAAAAGAGACTTTGTGGATCACCTGGACCATGTAGATCCAGTAG ATGGAGTGATCCTTGTCGACCCAGAGTATCTGAAGGACAGGAAAG TTTTTGTCACGCTGACCTGTGCATTTCGTTACGGTCGTGAGGACCTGGATGTTCTGGGTCTGTCATTCAGGAAGGACCTTTACATCTCCACCTTCCAG GCCTTTCCTCCAGTGCCCGAGGAGCGAAAACCCAACAGCCGGTTGCAGGAGAGGCTACTGAAGAAACTGGGCCAGCATGCTCACCCCTTCTACTTCACT ATTCCTCAGAACCTCCCATGTTCAGTCACTTTACAGCCCGGCCCAGAGGACACTGGGAAG GCCTGCGGAGTTGACTTTGAGATCAGAGCTTTCTGTGCCAAGTCGATAGAAGAGAAGATTCACAAGAG GAACTCTGTGCGTCTGGTGATCAGGAAGGTTCAGTACGCTCCAGAGAAACCAGGTCCTCAGCCAATGGTGGAGACCACTCGCAGCTTCCTGATGTCAGACAGATCCCTGCACCTGGAGGCATCTCTGGACAAGGAG CTTTATTACCACGGAGAGCCCATCAGTGTCAATGTTCACGTCACCAACAACTCCACCAAGACCGTCAAGAGAGTCAAGATCTCAG TGCGTCAGTACGCAGACATCTGCCTCTTCAGTACTGCTCAGTACAAATGTCCGGTGGCCCAGCTCGAGGCCGA TGACCAGGTGTCATCCAGCTCCACCTTCTGTAAGGTGTACACACTGACCCCGACACTCGACAAGAACCGGGAGAAGAGAGGACTCGCTCTGGATGGAAAACTCAAACATGAAGACACCAACCTGGCCTCCTCCACCAT tgtgaaaGACGTCACCAACAAGGAGGTTCTTGGGATCCTGGTGTCCTACAGAGTCAAAGTGAAGCTGGTGGTCTCACGTGGAGG aGACGTGTCTGTGGAGCTGCCCTTCATCTTAATGCATCCTAAACCTGTGGAGCCGCCGCTGTCCCGCCCACAGTCAG ctGTTCCAGAGATGGACCCCCCCATCGACACCAATTTGATAGAATTCGAAACAAA
- the LOC137108270 gene encoding arrestin red cell isoform X4 — translation MGDKAGTRVFKKSSPNCKLTVYLGKRDFVDHLDHVDPVDGVILVDPEYLKDRKVFVTLTCAFRYGREDLDVLGLSFRKDLYISTFQAFPPVPEERKPNSRLQERLLKKLGQHAHPFYFTIPQNLPCSVTLQPGPEDTGKACGVDFEIRAFCAKSIEEKIHKRNSVRLVIRKVQYAPEKPGPQPMVETTRSFLMSDRSLHLEASLDKELYYHGEPISVNVHVTNNSTKTVKRVKISVRQYADICLFSTAQYKCPVAQLEADDQVSSSSTFCKVYTLTPTLDKNREKRGLALDGKLKHEDTNLASSTIVKDVTNKEVLGILVSYRVKVKLVVSRGGDVSVELPFILMHPKPVEPPLSRPQSAVPEMDPPIDTNLIEFETNISQDDDFVFEDFARLRLKGVVDDKDEDC, via the exons AGTTTTTAAGAAGTCGAGCCCCAACTGTAAG CTGACAGTTTACCTGGGAAAAAGAGACTTTGTGGATCACCTGGACCATGTAGATCCAGTAG ATGGAGTGATCCTTGTCGACCCAGAGTATCTGAAGGACAGGAAAG TTTTTGTCACGCTGACCTGTGCATTTCGTTACGGTCGTGAGGACCTGGATGTTCTGGGTCTGTCATTCAGGAAGGACCTTTACATCTCCACCTTCCAG GCCTTTCCTCCAGTGCCCGAGGAGCGAAAACCCAACAGCCGGTTGCAGGAGAGGCTACTGAAGAAACTGGGCCAGCATGCTCACCCCTTCTACTTCACT ATTCCTCAGAACCTCCCATGTTCAGTCACTTTACAGCCCGGCCCAGAGGACACTGGGAAG GCCTGCGGAGTTGACTTTGAGATCAGAGCTTTCTGTGCCAAGTCGATAGAAGAGAAGATTCACAAGAG GAACTCTGTGCGTCTGGTGATCAGGAAGGTTCAGTACGCTCCAGAGAAACCAGGTCCTCAGCCAATGGTGGAGACCACTCGCAGCTTCCTGATGTCAGACAGATCCCTGCACCTGGAGGCATCTCTGGACAAGGAG CTTTATTACCACGGAGAGCCCATCAGTGTCAATGTTCACGTCACCAACAACTCCACCAAGACCGTCAAGAGAGTCAAGATCTCAG TGCGTCAGTACGCAGACATCTGCCTCTTCAGTACTGCTCAGTACAAATGTCCGGTGGCCCAGCTCGAGGCCGA TGACCAGGTGTCATCCAGCTCCACCTTCTGTAAGGTGTACACACTGACCCCGACACTCGACAAGAACCGGGAGAAGAGAGGACTCGCTCTGGATGGAAAACTCAAACATGAAGACACCAACCTGGCCTCCTCCACCAT tgtgaaaGACGTCACCAACAAGGAGGTTCTTGGGATCCTGGTGTCCTACAGAGTCAAAGTGAAGCTGGTGGTCTCACGTGGAGG aGACGTGTCTGTGGAGCTGCCCTTCATCTTAATGCATCCTAAACCTGTGGAGCCGCCGCTGTCCCGCCCACAGTCAG ctGTTCCAGAGATGGACCCCCCCATCGACACCAATTTGATAGAATTCGAAACAAA